The proteins below are encoded in one region of Ktedonobacterales bacterium:
- a CDS encoding queuosine salvage family protein, giving the protein MLSLSLPSHDPLGVLRSTLPVVQNARQVRLDRERIEALAARWAQEGWRKAAWDATLHFYDGTERTLNWMLLVDAMNFCFWGEAGQPRWAVEYRGQTYNGYLAEAASLTRALDKGYPLWDAAYLAEMSEADLRQIFRPASSTPEIPLFGERLANAREVGRVLLAQYNGQFARAVEAAGGNAVALVRRIVQDFPSFNDVASYSGAEVRFYKRAQLCVADIHGTFAGKQWGALSDLDHLTVFADYKVPQVLRREGVLAYSPDLAARVDRLEPLPASSPAEVEIRAATIWAGELLCRALSERGIPALASEIDYYLWTLGQTLSPTDLPYHRTRTIYY; this is encoded by the coding sequence ATGCTGAGCCTATCCCTTCCTTCCCATGATCCGCTGGGGGTGTTACGCTCTACTTTGCCTGTTGTGCAGAACGCCCGGCAGGTGCGCCTGGATAGAGAGCGTATCGAGGCGCTTGCCGCCAGATGGGCGCAGGAAGGCTGGCGCAAAGCAGCATGGGATGCCACGCTGCATTTTTATGATGGCACAGAGCGCACGCTCAACTGGATGCTGCTGGTGGATGCCATGAACTTCTGTTTCTGGGGCGAGGCCGGTCAGCCGCGCTGGGCAGTAGAGTATCGCGGCCAGACCTATAACGGCTATCTTGCTGAAGCCGCCAGCCTGACGCGCGCGCTTGACAAGGGCTATCCGCTCTGGGATGCGGCTTATCTGGCCGAAATGAGCGAGGCAGACCTCCGACAGATCTTCCGCCCGGCGTCCAGCACGCCTGAAATCCCACTGTTTGGCGAGCGCCTCGCCAACGCCCGCGAGGTGGGTCGGGTTCTACTGGCGCAGTACAACGGCCAGTTTGCTCGCGCGGTGGAGGCGGCTGGCGGCAATGCTGTGGCGCTGGTCCGGCGGATCGTTCAGGATTTTCCGTCATTTAACGATGTTGCCTCTTATAGCGGCGCTGAAGTGCGCTTTTATAAACGCGCCCAGCTTTGTGTGGCCGATATACACGGTACTTTTGCTGGCAAGCAATGGGGCGCCCTGAGCGACTTAGATCACCTGACGGTGTTTGCCGATTATAAAGTACCGCAGGTGCTTCGGCGCGAGGGCGTTCTGGCCTACAGTCCTGATCTGGCGGCGCGCGTTGATCGCCTGGAGCCATTGCCAGCGAGCAGCCCCGCAGAGGTGGAGATTCGGGCGGCGACCATCTGGGCGGGCGAGTTATTATGCCGCGCCCTCAGCGAGCGCGGCATCCCTGCGCTCGCCAGCGAGATTGACTATTACCTCTGGACGCTGGGCCAGACGCTCTCTCCGACTGACCTCCCCTATCATCGCACGCGCACCATCTATTACTGA
- the pheA gene encoding prephenate dehydratase produces MMEVERAEASLRIAFQGERGAYGEEAVVAYFGARVIPVPKKSFAEAVGAVVSGETNAGLLPIENSQAGSINEVYDLLRSSHLFVTGEICRPINHCLLCLPGQTLRQIKRVLSHPQALAQCDAYLRGLDVEVVAAYDTAGSAKLIREQAMEGVAAVASARAADLYQLEVLANGIQTIQNNYTRFIVLERQPGEAPGGQAKTMLMLATAHKPGALHQALGEFAARDINLLKLESRPSREQPWEYVFYLDIEGSLHQTSVAQALAALKDKTTFVQVLGTFPRDPAC; encoded by the coding sequence ATGATGGAAGTTGAACGCGCAGAAGCGTCGCTGCGTATCGCCTTCCAGGGTGAGCGCGGCGCGTATGGCGAGGAAGCGGTGGTCGCCTATTTTGGGGCGCGCGTGATTCCTGTGCCCAAAAAGAGCTTTGCTGAGGCTGTCGGCGCGGTAGTGTCAGGGGAAACCAATGCCGGGCTGCTGCCGATTGAAAACTCGCAGGCCGGAAGCATCAACGAGGTCTATGATCTGCTGCGCAGCAGCCATCTGTTTGTGACTGGTGAGATCTGCCGACCTATCAACCATTGCCTGCTTTGTTTGCCTGGGCAGACGCTGCGCCAGATCAAACGGGTTCTCTCGCATCCGCAGGCGCTGGCGCAGTGCGACGCCTATCTGCGCGGGCTGGACGTTGAAGTTGTGGCGGCGTATGATACGGCAGGCAGCGCCAAACTGATCCGCGAGCAAGCGATGGAGGGCGTCGCGGCGGTTGCCAGCGCCCGCGCCGCTGATCTCTATCAGCTTGAGGTTCTGGCGAACGGTATTCAGACCATCCAGAATAACTACACTCGCTTCATTGTACTGGAGCGCCAGCCAGGTGAAGCGCCAGGCGGCCAGGCAAAAACGATGCTGATGCTGGCAACGGCGCATAAGCCGGGCGCGCTGCATCAGGCGCTGGGCGAATTTGCCGCGCGCGACATTAACCTGCTCAAGCTGGAGTCCCGGCCATCGCGCGAGCAACCCTGGGAATACGTATTCTACCTGGACATCGAGGGTTCGCTCCATCAGACATCAGTTGCTCAGGCGCTGGCTGCGCTGAAGGATAAGACGACCTTTGTCCAGGTTTTAGGAACGTTTCCACGCGATCCGGCATGCTGA
- the ftsZ gene encoding cell division protein FtsZ — protein sequence MSIQPATRTHRRQGHARVVQLEEQALFAPEPAQIIVVGVGGAGNNAINRMIDAQLRGARFLALNTDAQALAFSQAPEQLCLGETLTLGLGAGGDPAIGAEAAEASRQQLKEALSGADLVFLAAGMGGGTGTGASPIVASIARELGALVVGTVTLPFSFEGSYRRKIAQAGIAALSGIVDALVTVPNDRLLQVVGKNRTLADAFHLADDILRQGVQGMTEIITVPGLVNVDFADVRSVMQQAGLALMSIGDGRGEHRAEEAATRAIAGGWLGASIQGAQRILLNITGGTDLTLFEVTQIAQLVREAVDEHADMTFGAVLDPKIKDRIRVTLVAAGMARTGSDRETLQKLPGIKTPAPPLAPPEATNGAEEKPGNSPVLSASGGKAARSQEPLPGSS from the coding sequence ATGAGTATACAGCCAGCGACCAGAACACACCGACGACAGGGACACGCCCGCGTTGTCCAACTGGAGGAGCAGGCGCTCTTCGCCCCGGAGCCAGCGCAAATTATCGTCGTTGGCGTTGGCGGCGCGGGCAATAATGCCATCAACCGCATGATCGACGCGCAGCTTCGCGGCGCGCGGTTCCTGGCTCTCAACACCGATGCGCAGGCGCTCGCGTTTTCACAGGCGCCAGAGCAGCTTTGCCTGGGCGAAACGCTCACCCTTGGACTGGGGGCAGGCGGCGACCCCGCCATCGGGGCAGAGGCCGCAGAAGCCAGCCGCCAGCAATTGAAAGAAGCCTTGAGCGGCGCCGATCTGGTCTTCCTGGCGGCAGGGATGGGCGGCGGCACCGGAACCGGCGCCAGCCCGATTGTGGCGAGCATAGCGCGCGAGTTGGGGGCGCTGGTGGTGGGGACCGTCACCTTGCCCTTCTCTTTTGAGGGAAGCTATAGACGAAAAATCGCGCAAGCCGGGATCGCGGCGCTTTCTGGCATTGTGGACGCCCTTGTCACTGTGCCAAATGATCGTCTGTTGCAGGTGGTGGGCAAAAATCGCACGCTGGCCGACGCCTTTCACCTGGCGGACGATATATTACGCCAGGGCGTGCAGGGCATGACCGAGATCATCACCGTTCCAGGGCTGGTCAACGTAGATTTTGCCGATGTACGCAGCGTGATGCAGCAGGCGGGCCTGGCGCTCATGAGTATCGGCGATGGGCGCGGCGAACATCGGGCAGAAGAAGCAGCCACCAGGGCGATAGCAGGCGGGTGGTTGGGGGCCTCCATTCAGGGCGCGCAGCGCATCCTCCTCAACATCACTGGCGGAACCGACCTCACCCTCTTTGAGGTGACACAGATCGCTCAACTGGTCCGCGAGGCCGTTGATGAACACGCCGACATGACCTTTGGAGCCGTTCTGGACCCCAAGATAAAGGACCGCATTCGGGTCACGCTGGTGGCGGCTGGCATGGCCCGTACAGGGAGCGACCGAGAAACGCTCCAGAAGCTGCCAGGAATCAAGACACCAGCGCCCCCCCTTGCGCCGCCCGAAGCAACCAACGGCGCAGAGGAGAAGCCAGGTAACAGTCCGGTCCTCTCTGCCAGCGGTGGAAAAGCCGCCAGGAGCCAGGAGCCGCTCCCCGGCAGCAGCTAG
- the mutM gene encoding DNA-formamidopyrimidine glycosylase has translation MPELPEVEYVARQLRQTLIGRAISNVRVNWPRTIAHPDTQTFCADLPGARVLGIDRRGKYLLIALSGEHTLLVHRRMTGNLLLFPAAASDGSWEDVADPYGRVVFLLDDGRRLVFTDPRKFGRIALYPNSELASALNALGLEPLSEAFTPAALAALLAGRSRQMKPLLLDQTCIAGIGNIYADEALFRAGIHPLRRAETLTPEEIGRLYAAIRVVLELGIEHGGTTFGRHQDIWGEAGRNRAHLEVYQRAGEPCLRCGATLARIVVAQRSAHFCPACQPNPDAHALPLNLTPAEGRRTREPSLRRASVKGR, from the coding sequence ATGCCCGAACTTCCTGAAGTCGAATATGTTGCCCGCCAGCTTCGCCAGACACTGATTGGCCGTGCCATCAGCAATGTGCGCGTCAACTGGCCGCGCACCATCGCCCATCCCGACACACAGACCTTCTGTGCCGATCTTCCCGGCGCGCGGGTGTTGGGCATTGATCGGCGCGGCAAATATCTGCTGATCGCTCTCAGCGGCGAGCACACCCTGCTGGTCCACCGACGCATGACGGGAAACCTGCTGCTTTTTCCAGCCGCAGCGAGTGATGGTTCCTGGGAAGATGTGGCTGACCCCTATGGCCGCGTCGTTTTCCTGCTGGATGATGGGCGTCGCCTGGTGTTTACCGATCCGCGCAAGTTTGGGCGCATCGCGCTCTATCCGAACAGTGAACTCGCCAGCGCGCTCAATGCCCTGGGACTGGAGCCGCTCAGCGAAGCGTTTACGCCAGCGGCGCTGGCCGCGCTGCTGGCTGGACGTAGCCGCCAGATGAAGCCGCTGCTGCTCGACCAGACCTGTATCGCGGGCATCGGCAATATCTACGCAGATGAAGCGCTTTTCCGCGCTGGCATCCATCCCTTGCGCCGCGCCGAGACCCTGACCCCGGAAGAAATCGGACGATTGTACGCCGCCATCCGCGTGGTGCTGGAACTGGGCATTGAGCATGGCGGCACGACCTTTGGCCGCCATCAAGACATCTGGGGCGAGGCCGGACGCAATCGCGCTCACCTGGAGGTCTATCAGCGCGCGGGCGAGCCTTGCCTGCGCTGTGGCGCCACGCTGGCGCGCATCGTCGTGGCCCAGCGCAGCGCCCATTTCTGCCCCGCGTGCCAGCCGAATCCTGACGCTCATGCGCTCCCCTTGAACCTCACGCCAGCAGAGGGACGACGCACGCGTGAACCATCGCTAAGGCGAGCAAGCGTGAAAGGGCGATAA
- the larB gene encoding nickel pincer cofactor biosynthesis protein LarB: MSESADRERLGQVLHHIDNELRVLAQLADGEGMQRPQAGLAHPTLSHDAQSQSIEGTTLDFGRERRKGIPEVILGENKTDTQILSIAHAFIRANGRALISRMPPDLFGRLYDEFADCHIILREPARAAAIYRQGSSPPKTGGRVGLISAGTSDVPVAEEARLMAEAMGCVVTPIYDVGVAGLHRLLQPLRALLAEGVDAVVVAAGMDGALPSVVSGLVDVPVIGLPTSIGYGLGGKGVAALLSMLQTCAPGLTVVNIDNGIGAGATAALIANRVAQARQTRQHAAG; this comes from the coding sequence ATGAGCGAGAGCGCAGATCGTGAGAGATTGGGACAGGTCTTGCATCACATAGACAACGAGCTGCGTGTGCTGGCTCAGCTTGCCGATGGTGAAGGCATGCAGCGCCCCCAGGCTGGCCTGGCCCACCCAACACTCTCGCATGATGCCCAGAGTCAGTCCATCGAGGGAACCACTCTGGATTTTGGCCGTGAACGACGCAAAGGCATCCCGGAGGTCATTCTCGGCGAAAACAAGACCGATACGCAGATTCTTTCTATCGCGCATGCGTTCATTCGGGCAAATGGTCGCGCCCTGATCAGCAGGATGCCGCCCGATTTGTTCGGACGATTGTATGATGAGTTTGCGGATTGCCATATCATCCTTCGGGAACCTGCCCGCGCGGCAGCGATCTATCGCCAGGGCAGTTCCCCTCCAAAGACTGGAGGTCGGGTGGGACTCATCAGCGCCGGAACCTCTGATGTTCCCGTTGCTGAAGAAGCTCGCCTGATGGCCGAAGCTATGGGCTGTGTGGTCACACCGATCTATGATGTCGGGGTGGCCGGGTTGCACCGGCTGCTTCAGCCGCTTCGGGCTTTGCTGGCCGAAGGAGTGGACGCAGTTGTCGTGGCCGCGGGGATGGATGGAGCGCTGCCATCGGTTGTATCGGGTCTGGTTGATGTACCCGTGATCGGCCTGCCCACCTCGATTGGGTATGGCCTGGGAGGGAAGGGTGTTGCTGCCCTGCTCTCGATGTTACAGACCTGCGCTCCGGGTCTGACAGTGGTGAACATTGATAACGGCATCGGGGCTGGGGCCACGGCAGCCCTGATCGCCAATCGTGTCGCTCAGGCGCGTCAAACGCGCCAGCACGCAGCGGGGTAA
- the thrC gene encoding threonine synthase, whose protein sequence is MSAPSRISVCVPATSANLGPGFDCLGLALGLYTSFDVEILSVATPANYRPAIDITSAWGDDPAGASLPGDEDNLFYQAFTAQLAARNVPVPATRIRMSMGVPPGRGLGSSAAAVVGGVLAAEALAGHLCPAAQRLDLLSAAVQLEHGAHADNVAAALLGGLVVTSREQQRDSWRAIRAPIPAGLRAVLFVPAFSMDTVAGRNLLPDRYSRADAVENAGRVALLLAGLATGDLDALGPAMQDCFHEPYRAQLFPQLPDLLAAARAAGAYGACLSGGGPTILALAKENAGDVAAALKRRAEALQIEGRAVIVEPELEGARVNVGPFAAPAPALSCPECARSFSLERQDYRCVCGNPLDVTLGHAGAERAGAAWKRLFDERLGSVEPLNRSGVWRFRELLLPLPEAQPVTRPEGQTNLYPVGRAQAQGGHRHIGDFVGLDRFWLKHEGENPTGSFKDRGMTVGVSIAQWLGATAVACASTGNTSASMAAYAAQAGLRAIVLLPEGKVARGKLSQAIAYGAEIQQVAGDFDQAMRDVEQMCLEQGVYLLNSLNPFRILGQQSLAFELAQQLSWDAPDWIVLPAGNLGNTSALGMGLLRAYQLGVIARVPHIASVQASGANPFYQSYRAGFTALQPVKAATLASAINIGDPVSFARARTVIQATNGVVAQVTDQEMLRAKAVIDRAGIGCEPASAVSVAGARRLVAEGIISPEATVVAILTGNLLKDPASITLAQEAAGEASLCW, encoded by the coding sequence ATGTCTGCCCCATCTCGTATAAGCGTGTGCGTGCCTGCTACCAGCGCCAACCTTGGCCCAGGCTTCGATTGCCTGGGACTGGCTCTTGGCCTGTATACCTCGTTCGATGTTGAAATCCTCTCGGTAGCCACTCCGGCGAACTACCGACCGGCCATTGATATTACCTCTGCCTGGGGCGACGACCCGGCTGGCGCCTCGCTGCCTGGGGATGAAGATAACCTGTTCTACCAGGCGTTTACCGCGCAACTGGCTGCCCGAAATGTCCCTGTACCCGCCACCCGCATCCGTATGAGTATGGGCGTCCCGCCAGGGCGTGGCCTGGGGAGCAGCGCCGCCGCTGTGGTTGGTGGAGTGCTTGCAGCGGAGGCGCTGGCGGGGCATCTCTGTCCGGCGGCGCAGCGGCTGGACCTTCTCAGCGCGGCTGTGCAATTGGAGCATGGCGCGCATGCCGATAATGTAGCCGCTGCCCTGCTGGGCGGCCTGGTCGTCACCAGCAGAGAGCAGCAGCGTGACTCCTGGCGAGCCATCCGCGCGCCCATCCCTGCTGGATTACGCGCCGTCCTCTTTGTGCCTGCATTCTCAATGGATACGGTGGCTGGACGTAATTTGCTGCCTGATCGCTATAGCCGGGCCGATGCGGTCGAAAACGCCGGGCGCGTGGCCCTGCTGCTGGCCGGGCTGGCAACCGGCGATCTGGATGCGCTTGGCCCTGCCATGCAGGATTGCTTCCACGAGCCGTACCGCGCGCAGCTTTTCCCACAACTGCCCGATCTCCTGGCGGCAGCCCGCGCTGCGGGGGCCTATGGCGCGTGCCTTTCGGGTGGTGGCCCAACGATTCTGGCGCTGGCAAAAGAAAACGCCGGAGACGTGGCAGCGGCGCTGAAGCGGCGAGCCGAGGCGCTTCAGATCGAGGGTCGGGCGGTCATTGTCGAGCCTGAGCTAGAGGGAGCGAGGGTGAATGTCGGTCCGTTCGCAGCGCCAGCGCCAGCCCTTTCCTGCCCGGAGTGTGCGCGCTCGTTCTCGCTTGAACGGCAAGATTATCGCTGCGTCTGCGGCAATCCGCTGGATGTTACCCTGGGACATGCTGGCGCTGAGCGCGCTGGCGCTGCCTGGAAGCGTCTGTTTGATGAACGGCTTGGTTCCGTCGAGCCGTTGAATCGCAGTGGGGTCTGGCGCTTCCGTGAACTGCTGCTCCCGCTGCCAGAGGCGCAGCCGGTCACACGCCCGGAAGGCCAGACCAATCTGTATCCTGTCGGGCGCGCTCAGGCGCAGGGTGGGCATCGGCACATTGGCGACTTCGTGGGCCTGGACCGGTTCTGGCTCAAACACGAGGGCGAAAACCCAACCGGCTCGTTCAAAGATCGTGGCATGACGGTTGGGGTCAGCATCGCGCAGTGGCTGGGGGCAACGGCTGTCGCCTGCGCTTCCACCGGCAATACTTCGGCTTCGATGGCGGCCTACGCGGCGCAGGCTGGGCTGCGCGCCATTGTCTTGTTGCCAGAAGGGAAAGTGGCGCGTGGCAAGTTAAGCCAGGCCATCGCCTATGGCGCGGAAATCCAGCAGGTTGCCGGTGATTTTGACCAGGCCATGCGCGATGTCGAGCAGATGTGTCTGGAGCAGGGCGTCTATTTGCTCAATTCGCTCAATCCTTTTCGCATTCTCGGCCAGCAATCCCTGGCATTTGAGCTGGCGCAGCAGCTTTCCTGGGACGCGCCTGATTGGATCGTACTTCCGGCGGGCAACCTGGGCAACACGTCGGCCCTGGGAATGGGCTTGCTGCGCGCTTATCAGCTTGGGGTGATTGCCCGCGTTCCGCATATTGCCTCGGTGCAGGCGAGTGGGGCGAACCCATTCTACCAGAGCTACCGGGCGGGGTTTACCGCGCTTCAGCCGGTGAAGGCGGCCACCCTTGCCAGCGCGATCAACATCGGCGATCCGGTAAGTTTTGCGCGCGCCAGGACTGTTATCCAGGCAACCAATGGGGTGGTGGCGCAGGTAACTGACCAGGAGATGCTTCGCGCGAAAGCGGTCATTGATCGCGCGGGTATTGGCTGCGAACCGGCGTCGGCGGTGTCGGTTGCAGGCGCGCGTCGGCTTGTTGCTGAAGGGATCATCTCCCCTGAAGCCACTGTTGTTGCCATTCTCACCGGGAATCTGCTCAAAGATCCCGCGTCGATCACTCTGGCACAAGAGGCAGCGGGGGAGGCGTCGTTATGCTGGTGA
- a CDS encoding aspartate kinase, translating into MLVMKFGGTSVGSGERILHVSRIVLAHRDQQPVVVTSAMSGVTDALLELARSAALGDAAACENQLAALINRHEDAARDISPEADWTKLNQRLEVLSAMAADALAKRDGSTAASDALVSWGERLAAPLVAGALGALGQSALAWDDPIIATDEHAAPLTEATRSLAEKTLALAGGGLLVAPGFIARMPDGRITTLGRGGSDYSATLLAAALRADACWIYTDVDGLLSADPRIVERARILPVVSPQTAGRLSYSGAKVLHPLSVAPVARQGIPMRVRNTFRPDHPGTLITAHSRAQRGASQAVTGRRGLAAIALIGDGLPETPHMFRRMYQAMTRAGIESVLSAYPGAGYDPQVFVNAAQAAAALEQLAREYASERAQGQISSISIQQGLALCTLIGEELGIAALAQAQQALAAEAVMPLAQTLGPSALSFVLYERDLERAIRSIHREVIEPTWHEPAVTVSCGSVGHAPDDEEPERRFAASHS; encoded by the coding sequence ATGCTGGTGATGAAATTTGGCGGCACCTCGGTTGGCTCTGGCGAGCGCATCTTGCATGTGTCCCGCATTGTCCTTGCGCATCGAGACCAGCAGCCGGTTGTCGTCACTTCGGCTATGTCGGGCGTGACTGACGCCCTGCTGGAGCTAGCTCGTTCAGCAGCCCTGGGCGATGCCGCCGCCTGTGAAAACCAGCTTGCCGCGCTGATCAATCGCCATGAGGATGCTGCCAGGGACATCAGCCCTGAAGCCGACTGGACAAAGCTCAACCAGCGACTTGAAGTGCTGAGCGCGATGGCTGCGGATGCTCTGGCGAAGCGGGATGGATCAACTGCCGCCAGCGATGCGCTGGTCTCGTGGGGCGAACGGCTGGCGGCGCCTCTGGTGGCCGGGGCGCTGGGCGCGCTGGGCCAGTCGGCGCTGGCCTGGGATGATCCGATCATTGCAACCGACGAACATGCTGCGCCGCTGACCGAGGCGACCCGCAGCCTTGCTGAAAAAACGCTCGCGCTGGCAGGCGGCGGGCTGCTGGTGGCGCCGGGCTTTATTGCGCGTATGCCTGATGGGCGCATCACTACGCTGGGGCGCGGCGGCTCGGATTACTCGGCCACGCTGCTGGCCGCCGCGCTGCGCGCAGATGCCTGCTGGATCTATACCGATGTGGATGGACTCTTGAGCGCCGACCCGCGCATAGTTGAGCGGGCACGAATCCTGCCAGTCGTCTCGCCACAAACGGCAGGGCGGCTCTCGTATTCCGGCGCGAAAGTGCTGCATCCCCTGTCGGTGGCCCCGGTGGCGCGCCAGGGCATTCCTATGCGGGTGCGCAACACGTTTCGCCCCGACCATCCGGGTACGCTGATTACCGCGCACAGCAGAGCGCAGCGCGGCGCGTCCCAGGCGGTTACAGGTCGGCGCGGCCTCGCTGCCATTGCGCTTATTGGCGATGGTTTGCCGGAGACGCCCCATATGTTCAGGAGGATGTACCAGGCTATGACCAGGGCGGGCATTGAGAGTGTTCTTTCGGCATATCCTGGCGCGGGGTATGACCCGCAGGTCTTTGTCAACGCGGCCCAGGCTGCTGCGGCGCTGGAGCAACTGGCGCGGGAATATGCCAGTGAGCGCGCCCAGGGGCAGATCAGCAGTATCAGCATCCAGCAGGGTCTGGCGCTGTGCACGCTGATTGGTGAGGAACTGGGCATCGCTGCGCTGGCGCAGGCCCAGCAGGCGCTGGCTGCCGAAGCGGTGATGCCGCTGGCGCAGACGCTCGGCCCGTCGGCGCTGAGTTTTGTGCTGTACGAGCGCGACCTTGAGCGGGCTATCCGCAGCATTCATCGTGAGGTTATCGAGCCAACGTGGCATGAGCCTGCTGTGACTGTCTCATGCGGCTCTGTCGGCCACGCGCCGGACGATGAAGAACCTGAGCGGCGTTTTGCGGCATCGCATTCATGA
- the asd gene encoding aspartate-semialdehyde dehydrogenase, translated as MSRTARIPVAVLGATGMVGQRFLSLLADHPWFEVAVVAVSERSLNQRYGDVVNWRLPSAPPTEILDLPVVAPDALLNAPVVFSALPASVADAVEPLLAARGHVVFSNASSHRMADDTPLLIPEVNGDHLALLAAQQARREWPGLLITNPNCSTIQIALALKPLADAFGVRRVQVTTLQAISGAGYPGVASYDMLDNVVPYIGQEEEKIERETRKILGVYQDGEIAPAPMTVSAQCTRVAVREGHLACVSVELAQEEISAADLIAAWRTFRPEPQERRLPSAPHPPIVVREEPDRPQPLYDRDAGGGMAITIGRVRPCPILGQKFIVLGHNTIRGAAGAAVLNAELLLARGWLGDDGRPASQR; from the coding sequence ATGTCTCGCACAGCCCGCATCCCTGTCGCTGTTCTTGGCGCGACGGGGATGGTCGGCCAGCGTTTCCTATCTTTGCTCGCCGATCATCCCTGGTTCGAGGTCGCGGTTGTGGCAGTCTCAGAGCGCAGCCTGAATCAACGCTATGGTGATGTCGTGAACTGGAGGCTGCCATCAGCGCCGCCGACTGAGATTCTCGATCTACCAGTAGTCGCGCCGGATGCCCTGTTGAACGCTCCGGTGGTATTTTCCGCGCTGCCAGCGTCTGTGGCTGATGCTGTCGAGCCGCTGCTGGCCGCGCGCGGCCACGTCGTTTTTAGCAATGCGAGCAGCCACCGCATGGCCGACGATACGCCCTTGCTGATTCCTGAAGTGAACGGCGATCACCTTGCGTTGCTGGCAGCCCAGCAGGCCAGGCGGGAGTGGCCCGGCTTGCTGATCACGAATCCAAACTGTTCAACCATCCAGATCGCGCTGGCGCTGAAACCGCTGGCCGATGCATTTGGCGTCCGGCGCGTCCAGGTGACGACGCTTCAGGCTATCTCAGGCGCGGGCTATCCGGGTGTTGCCAGTTATGATATGCTGGACAACGTTGTGCCATATATCGGACAGGAAGAAGAGAAGATCGAGCGCGAAACCAGGAAAATCCTGGGCGTCTATCAGGATGGTGAGATTGCCCCTGCGCCAATGACCGTGAGCGCCCAATGCACGCGCGTGGCGGTGCGCGAGGGCCATCTGGCCTGCGTCTCGGTGGAACTCGCGCAGGAGGAAATCAGCGCCGCTGACCTTATCGCTGCCTGGCGGACATTTCGCCCGGAACCGCAGGAGCGGCGGCTGCCCAGCGCGCCGCATCCGCCTATCGTGGTGCGCGAGGAGCCGGACCGTCCGCAGCCGCTTTATGACCGCGATGCTGGCGGGGGAATGGCGATTACGATTGGTCGCGTGCGCCCCTGCCCGATCCTGGGTCAGAAGTTTATTGTTCTGGGCCACAACACGATTCGCGGCGCTGCCGGGGCAGCAGTGCTGAACGCAGAACTGCTGCTGGCGCGTGGCTGGCTGGGCGATGATGGACGCCCGGCCAGCCAACGCTAA